The Gossypium hirsutum isolate 1008001.06 chromosome A13, Gossypium_hirsutum_v2.1, whole genome shotgun sequence nucleotide sequence GCAGTTTTGGGCATTATCcctataatttacaattattatttaaaaaagtttgatataaataaagttttactaattttaaaataaaattattacttaatAGACCggtaattataatttaatttacaattattaattaaaaataattatgatttaattttgacattattataaaaaaatatttttattttatttttaaaaaaattgtgctaaaattattaattaaatagaattttaagcatcttaattatcacttaattaatgttatagttatatataaattaaaaatagagattGTTAGCAATAATAAgttagaattatataaaaaagaatgaaGCATTAAAACCATACTTTTCGGACACGCAATATCGAAACATATTCGAATAAGTTAGAAATTTTGTGgatttgttttgaaaataaattcaaatttcaaaaattattttttaatcgtTAATTTATTGTAAATGTTCTTTTatctaatttttcatataatttcaaatttacatatatatatatattgaacaatttcattataaattctgATAATATTTGCTCTTTTTGAAATGATGTTTAAAATTATCTATAGCATTTTCTTAACctataaataaaaggataatgagCTTTAACGCACTTAAACTCACGTCCTCCTATATTGGCAACAATACCCATACCAATTGAGATAAGACTCAATCAATATTTATCATTTGTATTTGGATTTGTATTTAGACAACAAAAGAATGGAAGAATCAAATTAATTTCCACTAACATTAACATTTTCCTTTTGGGTCAAAGTTCACAATTCCATATTATATAAAAGTAGGAATACATTTACAGGAATGGGAACCAACATCCCAAGTCGAAGCCAAAAACCTAACTATACAAGGCGAAGAAGGATCTAAGCCCCATATAAGGCAAAACCTATCATAGTGGAAAACACTTCCATTACTTGAATCATGTCTCCAAGAAAAGAATAGACTTTGTGGCATGAATGTTGGCTTTCACAGCACGAAAGTGACACTCTCGGCCATCAAAAGTCATTCCCTTAATGTTGTGATAGTGTTTTATCTAACTCTTTATCGCCTTAACAGTAAATATATCTCTAACTTGACACAAAAGATGCAATGGAgccttaaccaaaaaaaaaaaattgtgaaaactcAATAGACAAGTTACCAAGGATGGCAGAAATCGAGGAGGTTGAAAGTAATGTGAGGGCACCGGCAATGTCGAAAAAATGCCCCGACAATTATAGTTTCGGCTAGGGGTGTTCAAACTTtggttaaaatcgaattaaccgaTCGAATAGATCTAATTCTTGTTAATCGGTCGATGGCCCAACTTAGTTTGGTCGGAGGTCAGTTAAtggttttttgaaattttgattaattcggttTGTAATTGggtaattaactgaattaactgaactaataattaatattatatgttaatttcaAAACTTATGTagtgttttaaattatgttgtgCTTTCGAGAcctaaaatttcagttaatttgATTATCTTTTAAGACAAAAACATATATTTCGATTAATTCAGTTAATCGGTCGAATTAATCGAAATATTTCGGTCCGATTAACAATTAAATGATCATACAAtttaattaattcgattaatgCTAATTCGATTCGATTAATAACCGAACCGACCATTTGAATACCTCTAATTCCGGCAACATTCCACTAGCATTAGCATTGCTGCTTACAAATTCAACAAATGAATATGATCCATTGTGGATTTTCACTTGGTGACCAATGTGCTAAACCCTCAAAGAAAAGCTAACACAAACCAAGGGTGGCTCAAAGGTTCAATGTTGGAACCCACTTCTATGAAacatatttttttagtaaaactaTAATCCACACCGCATGCAATTCCAATCGTTATAATTACTTCTCAGCTCCCTATATTATTTGACAAGTAATCAAATTCATCCTTGTAAAATTTAACCAATCAAATTTATAAGTGAGCAAATAAAAACAATTTCAAGACCATTTCCAATTATAATTAgtgcaattttttaaaaaatgaaaaggaaaaaaatatattatattcaaaaaGGAAATCTAAAAATCCATAAAtagaattattaaattaaaaaggaaaacttttatatagttttaacatatttggatttttttattttataatttaatagatttttataaatttgaataaacTTTATGATTTCATTgttcattatttttaaagttttatatttttttggaatttttaaatttttttgaaaattttatttattttttcattttaaataatatttcaaaatttacaagAATTCTTAGCGTGTTTGAGTGAGGAAATCGTAGGAGAGATTTCATTTGCATCTAAGcttttcaaaattctaaaaataaatttacttgtTTGGGTAAATAtatcgaaaatttttaaaatttctaagtAATTTCATGAGaggattttaattcttttttcaaATTCCACCTAAATTAATGGTTTTTcaaaattccttctattttttatttgattttgatgCACATAATCCCACTATAAGATAAAAActtaaacttcaaaaattatttttatttattaaaaattatatttttttcaaaatttattttattaaaactatttataaatatttacaaatataaaaatattcatattgaatatttttatattatttatttttaatatcattattcttattttataattttttataatttgtaaaatttcattaacttttttttctaaataaattatttatccaaacaaatcaattgaaaatctttaacattttgaATTTATGAATTCTAAAAtgctaacatttaaaaaaaattaaaactctttaACAAAaagataaaacataaaaaaatatggcaatttgaaaatgtaaaaaagtaagtttattatattaaaatgacGTCATATAAAAATATAGCATAAATCCATTTTTAAGAACATCCACATAACATACGTGTATATTTTAGGAGCGGTTGAGGTTTCGATTGTTGTTAGTAATTTCGAGTCGAAGGccgaatattttaattatagattctgattatatttattctttttgatatattaataccttctaactcataaatagaataataatgcgTTTTAGTACACTCGAATccatatatctatttatttaaatttggactaaaattataaaagtcaAAATTTCCAACACTACCCTTCTTCCTTAAATGAAAAAGCATTGTGATTAGCATTAGCAGCTTACAAGTAGAACCAATGAAAATGGTCCAATGTGGATTTCATTTGGGTAGCCAATATACTAAATCCTTAAGCCAAAGCAACTACAAATGCAAATGGCAGTTGGAACCCACTCTCTCACCCACTTCTCTAATGTATAATGGCCACATATCCTCTTTATTATCCCTTACTTCTACTAATTAATATTTCtattcatatttaaataaaagtCAAAGCACTTGACGACAAATATAGCAAAGACTAAGGACTATATATAGCAATTTTGTTTTTGCTCTGAAAATGTGAGAAGTGGGGAATGAGCAAGCAAATGACAAATGTGTCATCCcgcatatattattttaattgtcaaaattttaatatttttataaaacaataaatataatttaaaaatataatacattatgatatttgaattcatcatttcaaaatcaaagtcaCATTCACttgttatataaaattttatagatttgttatataaattttttcactCAAATCATGTGTCATAATCTAGTATTAACAGTGACGAAGTCTAGGGACTGGCAGGGGCATCGGTctcccttaaaatgaaaaaattttcatttaaacctctttataatttataaaattttaaattagtaattataaaattgcactttggcctccctaaatgataaaaatttgacttaattctttaaaaattataaatatataggctattaaatggtgaaattacatttttacaatcatgaaaatatacaatttaattttgcccCAAGCAAAATTTTCTGACTTCGACCTTaagtattaataattttatttggtGGTGGCTGATTTGTAAGCCCAATCCATAACATCTAAATGTCATCTCCAAATAAATCCTcacattatttttaactttttttataaaattaataatataccctaaccctaaccttaaactaaaataacctatcttattcaatctttttataataataaaaaaaaagtagtaGATGGATGCATTAAATTTGGTGGGATTGAATATTAAACATTGTATGTAAAGCAAAAGGGAAAGTTGTAGTAGATGGGGTTAATATGGTGGGATTGAATTGCGCGTCCTAACAAGTACATGCACACCAAAATGCTGTGTGGGGATTGCCCCACCCACCCCCTACAATCCTTATAAAAAGGCCCGATTTGTTCGGAGAATTAAGCAAGAGAGTGTGGTGAAAGAGAGATGGAGTGGAGGGCTTGTTATTTGGATGTGATATTGGTGCCATTAAGCATGCTCATCCCCATTGCTTATCATTGCTGGTTATGGCATAAGGTTAGGACTCAGCCTCTGGCTACCATCATTGGAATCAATTCCACCGGACGACGCTTCTGGGTCTCTGCCATCATCAAGGTACATTTTGACTTTGCATGCACGttgaattaagaaaatattagTTTCATAGTAGatattatattcatattttttacaTAACTACAAATTAAAACATTTCGATAAAAGTACCATGGGCGGCTTTGTATTAGaagttaaattgcattttatcccTCCacttaaaaaatgggtaaattagtccatatacattagatcaaagagtaaactcGTCCTTCAATTAAAAATTTGTCCATTTCTGCTGTTAAAAACTTCATGGCTCATGGTTCGGTCAACTAGCTTTAAGATATGTTTGGTTGAGTGAAAAAAATGGAAAGATGGGAGGGAatagaaaaatagagaaaaaacaAATTTTGAGTGTGCTCAGTTAGAAATAATAGTgaggaaagaaaattggaaagatgaCTATTTTTCATTCTAATGCATAAGAATAGAGAGAAAATGATAGAGAAGTTTATGTTAGttcaaatttatacattttttaaatattttattttctttcttaccATTTTTCCATCTCTCCTACCAAATACAGTTACGTAAAGAAATCATTCTAATTTTCTatcctttcaattttctttttactcTGCCAagctttaattcttttatttcttttaaactaaAGTGGATTTCTCTTTGGACATGCATGATTAATTGCGTGTTCTAAATTATTTAACTTAAGACTACATTAACTTTTGTTATTAGACGTGTGTgtctattcatatatatattaaaattaattttaaaaatattaaatgcgtgatgaaaatgaaaatttattaaagtttaatgactaaattgaattcaATTATTAACGGCAATActcaatttataatattttttatttttagtatctAACAGAAAACTTAGAAAAGTTAGATGACCAACTATGTAATTTATCTTAAATAACATCTAAattcattattataaatatcaacTTGTTGTAATATATTAAAGATCCTTCTTTTAATTCTTGGAACAATATGAATATAGTTATTTGGAGCATCGATGTGCATTAAAAATTAGTGTAAACATTTATTACATAATATAGAATTgcttgcttttattttatttgtttttttataatttattttttaatttttattgtttacgtACATAGAAAAAGATGGGAATTTTGCgttaaaaataagttaaaaaataattatttatttaattaaaaggttaaaaaggATTAGattaaatcattaatttttaaaGGGTTTAGATATCTATTATATCATTTAATCGAGGAAGGCCAAAGGCCCTTGCTTACCCTGTAGCTATTTTAAGTCAAGCTACGAAAATTTTAtatgttgtttgataaattaagaaattatgtaataaaaaaataagtgttaaaaattttaaatattaaatttaagttataaatttgtttgatatattacttaaaattaataattaaatataattagattatttaataaatataaattttaatataaaaaatatatattttcacatcattctaaaaaaaatataacgAAAATTTTTTAtaggataatataatattaaaataaataaaataaaattgaattaattaaaaatattctctattaagcaataagtaactcttatctatttattattttcatcaaaaattttaattttttcaatgatCTATCAAATAAAGCCCTAAAAGTTActgataaaaatgtaaatatttagagttaaaaatataaagaaaaattaattatgaaagaTGAAAATCATACATCAaaagaagaaattataatttttttgaataatttttttaatcttagtCATAGATATAATTATGATCCATGGCTAAAAATTAATATACACCAAATTCTTATACCCAGCTTCGCCTGGGatttaacaataaattataaataaatttattttgtaattatataaaaatttcgttgtttaaatatttatattatatgttaatgaatttataattaaattagactaatcataaaaaattatgtaaaataagaGTTGcattaaaatacaataaaatgaaggaaaaagaataaacatgataaacacaacaaaatataaaaataaattgtatattaatattattaacttagCCATTGACAAAGCACAATCACactcattaaataattaaaaagctcCAACCATTTGtacattaatattatattgtTTCACTATGCGTATTAGGTATTGAGTAAATAATGTAGCAACAAtttatttggattttttattctaaaaaaacaaaagacaaaGAGTATGATATGGTGGCATGCATGCATGCAGGACAACGAGAAAAAGAACATCCTGGCAGTCCAAACGCTTCGAAACACCATAATGGGATCGACCCTAATGGCCACAACATCCATCCTGCTATGTGCTGGGTTGGCAGCCGTCATCAGCAGCACTTACACAGTCAAAAAGCCACTCAATGACTCTATATTCGGAGCTCACGGGGAGTTCATGGTGGCTCTCAAGTACGTCACAATCCTATGTATCTTCCTCTTCTCGTTTTCGTGCCACACCTTATCTATCAGGTTTATAAACCAAGTCAACATCCTCATCAACACTCCCCAAGACCCCACCTCCATTGTCACCCCTCACTACCTGTCCGACTTGCTCGAAAAAGGGTTCCTCTTGAACACTGCGGGCAACAGGCTCTTCTACGCTGCGCTTCCTCTCCTGCTATGGATCTTTGGCCCTGTGCTCGTCTTTGTCGGCTCCATCACCATCGTCACTTTGCTTTACAACCTTGACTTCGTGTTTGGGTTTAGGAGAAACAAGCAAATTGATGTTGGAGGCTGTGAATCAGGGTGATCCTTCTCGTACATGCATGTAGGCTTTAATGCCTTAGCAAATGCCATGCATGCGGTACTAGATTCCTTGGTTTGCTTcactaattataattatatatgtgaaGTGAAGCAATTTCCGTTGCTTCACAAATAATTAAGTATGAAAACCCCCTTCCCCAATTTGTAATGCAAATGATGAAGTATATAGCTAGTCTCTAGCTAGCAACTGAGAGCATTCATTCAACCTTGCTGTGCATGCCTACTTGCTAGTAAACTCCTGCAAATATAAAACCAACTTGATGAAGCTGTTAAATAGAATCTTACAGGCTAAAATAACATGCATTTGTATTGATGGAGTTTTACCATTTCGTTTTTTGGAATTTAAATTTTACCAACTATTACTCATAAAATTACTTACATTATTAGAATTAGAACCATAATATTTGCTCAAGATCGAAAATCTATctgaaattttaaatggtttaaataaaaatgttaaacctAAAAGATGAGGTTGAATAAAAACTAAGTCCATTTAAAACATGGTTTGGATTCAAGCTTGAAATTTTAAGGTCTAAGCTTATCTTAGCCTAACTCATTTTTTGtaatgtattatattatattatttttatatgttgtgtaatttataacacaaaattaaaaatctatagtaataCATAATACTatgatgtaaaaattaaaaaatgttaagttgtatatataattttaatagatgaaaaatatatctataaaactattaaattttaagttaaaaataattaaagtatttttaaaaagaattaaaacatatttttaaaaagaattaaaacaaaggcttaatgataaatttggccactaatgtttgcatgttttgtcaaaattatcctaattgtatttttaagTCTTTTTTGGCCATCAACCTTTGATTTGTCTTCAAGCTGCATTTTCTAacatatttaatgaataaattcaaggTTTCAATCTTTTATACGTTTGTTTATTGAGAAGTTTTTCTATTGAGTTAATTTTTTAGATAATTCcgcttattttctttaaattaagagttattttttaatttaatgtgctatttattttattattttcacatgcAATTATTTTATTGGGTTATCTAAGTAATAGATTACATCgtattaaaaatattccacatatgAAATTTCACATCATCCACCGTTAACTTTCATTAAACCTgttagaaaaaagaaacaaaatgaaaaaaaataaaggttgatgaaaaaaaagactcaaaaatacaattaaccctgttaactttttttttaacggTACTTTCATTAAACCtattagaaaaaaaacaaattgaaaaaaaataaaagttgatgaccaaaaaagactcaaaaatataattaagcCCATTTAAACAAAACATGCAAACGTTAGTGGCCAAATATATCATTAAGCCTAAAAAAAATAATGAGTATACTTAGAATGGTCTTAGTTAATCATTTACTAATATgaataaattttgacaaaatttttaatttatacttcaaattaaattaaactcgaaaaaatataaaatataaaatattatatttaaacccGACTCCAATTCGAACTAAAGATCAAGGGTGAGCCCAAGAGGCCTCGCCTCGAAATGGGTAAATTTATATTTACCCCCATAAATAAATTGCTTTCTCCAATTTTCTGTGTGTTGTTACTTTGATTTAATTGGGCTGAACTGTTAGCTAGTTGGATCCAAATTTTTACATACAACTTTGATTTGTTTATAGGATTTTCATCTAGACATCTTTTacataaatattcattttatttattttttaaaaaaaaaataaatatacatatttatttattaaaatatatatttctctaatttaaaaaaattctcacaCATTCATAGAAATTGagattttattaacaaaaatcGAGTGACCTCACAACACCATGCCTTGTGAGAtcactctattttttttttaaatatgtttatctACCTATCCATATATTAGTATGAATTTTTTGAGAAATACATCTCCAATACGTTATTTAttgaataatattataaataatattattaaatattgataATGAAATAGTTattatagaaatttattttttaatttataaaaattattaagaaattaaattaatcagttttgatattttaaataatttaatcaatttaacatataaatatcTCATGTTACGTTcagtaaatatgtatatatacaaattttatatatgaagatgggtgaaaataaaatttatattcgaTAATATTATTACCTTTATTAGTTTatcttcccctttttctttcaggaatttaaatttttttatataataccaTAAGAATACtgtattttttatgaaaataaaattactgTTTTTGAGGTGAAATTATAGTTATGGGCACTCTACAAtgtttaaatttatgatttagtTATCCATACAATGttcaaattatgttaaattaaatttatgatttaatttaacataatttggttcatctatttttataatatcactAGTTAGTTCAAATAGTTGATATCCTTAGTTATCATGCCGAagtatattttttttgtgttatagaggggtttttttctttttaaatcatgTAAGCATTTTAACCGAAATAATTAAGAATCTTAACTATTTAGATTAACCGATGTCATTGTAGAAAATAAGAGAGTAgattatgtaaaattaaaatataaaggcTAAATCTCAAATGCGAGTatagtaaagggactaaaacTACAATTTAACTATTATCTTATAATTACTAAAAAtacagaagaagaaaaaaagagttgGACACTGTCATTACATGACAGCTCTTAGGGCTTTTATTTCCCTACcatgtttaaattttatgatttattacctatattttaattttacgtaattaatttttttatttatattaaatatcattaattaatttaaatagttaaaattatttttttctcaaaaatacACTTTCTAActtataatgttaaaaaaatttatatgttggaaaagtaatttttgtttaaattcagGCAAGTATTTTAACCGaaacaattaataatattaactatttggattAACTAATATCATTATGAAAACAATATactaaattatgtgaaattaagatgtaaatttaaaccctaaatacGAGCATGATATATAAAAGGATCAAAACCATTATCTTATAAACACCTGTCATGACATGATACCCCTTCCCTTAAggatttcttttatatatagtaGATTTTATCACAATCACGATACGAGTAAACAAAAATATCttatacatatttataaaattatttcaataactAATTATGGGTGAAGTGAtaataaatttctatttaaatttatCGGTTGTGTTCAATattcttaaataataatttttaattgttttatttgaaatattatataaaaatatgtgatggttgtcgattccaccaatataaacctacacctAGTTTACAAATTAAAGCAGTATAGGGGTAGGGTCGATCCCACAGAGACTGGAATTACTGAAAATTGTTTGTTTCTTGACCAGATTAGTGTTtgggcagttgtcgtgcccgCGACGTTTAGGggggaaataaaatatgaaacctgaaataaacacaagaaaacgtaaaaagtaaaaagtaaaagatgaaataaaaataaataacgaaATAATTTAAAGGGAAATCAATAAAACTTAGCTCAGCCTTAAGCACGGGTTTTCTCGTCTTTGACTCGttcctcgaaattagatgaactcctcttttccgataagctagttatagctaccaaggacgcctcggacaccaactcttccttgtgtaaattagttatggaacgtcctataactaacccttaccgattgAACAACctacgaaacgttcgtgatttagaactccggcagctttgcgttctagaagagcctagctcgaaccaatgccctcaaacATTGAggcatttaaatccggttactacttcccttgacggaaccaaacagcaatccccacttggcacgccaatgtgttcacggaaaaccaattagacaatcgatcctttcggaattccaactgtacgtctagccacactaactcaaacgacgtcttttttgacttagtagTATTGacttgactttgtgagttgacgaagtcatactcttaatccggagaaataataaatatCGAAAGTTGGGAGTTAAAcagctcgggttcgtaactcacgggtatTTTGACGGGGTTAACACCGGCTTAAAGCTGAAAGGGGTTTAGTGTGgcatgaatttaatcatgcttGAAGGTTatgaaaatgatagaaattaTATGAAAAAGGTAGTGGAAATGGATAGGAAAAATTGCAAAGAGAATtagacaaattttgtaaaaagaAGACAAAATAATCTAATGCTCAattgaattaagaaaaagaaaacaaagtggATAATGGAATTCCAAAATGAAATAGGAATGTAAAGACAATTGATTAATGGATGATTTCCTAAGAACTAAAACCCCCTATTTATATAGATAggttttactaaaaatagcttaagaaaattaatataaaatctaaaataataataattaaaaataaataaaattaaaataaacttaaaatagaatttcctatttttggctttttacaaagtcaaatttATGACTAGTCCTTGGCTTGCTCCATCTTTTCGCTTTGGCCCATTCCaataattttcttctaatttggcCCCTTTTCAGTTTGCTTTTGatcaattgcatccctgacaagaattaaatcataaaaacactTAATTAGCAAGATTCAGTTCATCAATAAACcaaattaagcacaaaaaatatgcaatttgacatgtttatcaatatgaaataataaagatacgtttataataatattaattaactattaaaataaagatattttacTAATAATCGAATTTGTGTGGGGTTGAATAATATTAACTTGCAATCTCTTTTGACTTTCTTGcattatattctttattttaattttaaatagagAATTTGTTTTATTTGAGTTTAACGTGGAAAAGCGTGGAATGAATTTCATGTTTGGatttttttccttcatattttaacaattttgatttaagagtttttctttctttaaataaatatttttaatttaaaatatattttttataaaaaaaggatAATGATACTTTtgacattatattttattaaatcttCTAATGTGACACTCT carries:
- the LOC107893486 gene encoding uncharacterized protein yields the protein MEWRACYLDVILVPLSMLIPIAYHCWLWHKVRTQPLATIIGINSTGRRFWVSAIIKDNEKKNILAVQTLRNTIMGSTLMATTSILLCAGLAAVISSTYTVKKPLNDSIFGAHGEFMVALKYVTILCIFLFSFSCHTLSIRFINQVNILINTPQDPTSIVTPHYLSDLLEKGFLLNTAGNRLFYAALPLLLWIFGPVLVFVGSITIVTLLYNLDFVFGFRRNKQIDVGGCESG